ATCCCGAGGATTGGACAAAAATACTTAGACCGTAGCGAATATCAAGCCAAGAGGGAAcgtttataaaatgtaaaacaaaattcgTCCTTGACATCCACTTCAAGCTAGCGATGAAATCGGgtcaagcgatatcgagccaacgggtttcgactgtattgcATATTCAATCAAACGTGATTGAATTTAACTCCTATTCTGCACCATGATATTGCATTTCTCCGGGGTATAAACCAGTCCCGGTATCGGTGTCAGGTCCGCTGTGCCTGAGAGTGTAAAGCGACACTGCTGCATGAgagatgaaaacaaaatgaagagGTTGATGTTGGCTAATTGTTCACCAACACATCGCCTCCGTCCGAGGCCAAACGGAAGTGAGTGTCCGAGTAATGCGGTGTTGATTTCCCCGCTTTCAGTCAAAAAACGCTCAGGTCGGAAATTGTCAGGATCTCCCCAGGCCTTTGCTTCATGGGAAACGGAGAACATATTAAGAATGACAACGGTGTCTTTGTCAACATGGTAGCCACATATCTTGGAGTCTTGTATCGCGTAGTGCGGCAAGGACACCGGAAGCATCGTAACAATGCGCATGACTTCCTGAATGACTGCTTCCGTGTATACAAGGCGGGGCTTATCTGCGAGAGCTGGCGGCCGTTCTTGTCCTACAACGCTATCAATTTCCTCTTGGACACGGCTCTGGACGGCAGGGTATGCCGCCATGTACAACACAAGCCAGAGTGTCGTCTTATGTGTAGTGTCAAATCCGGCACCCTGAAGGTCCACCAAGGACATGATCAATCGCATTTTTGTCAGCTCATACCCGCCTTCATCGTCTTGTTTCAGTTGCTCGGCGGCATTCAGAATAGCATCGGTTATATCGCGTACATTGTCCTTATCAAACGTTTTGTAGTGCTCTTCTACTTCTGATAACATAATTTTGTCTGATTCGCATTGAAGGTTCCGCAGCGTTTCAAGTTTACCTGGCATAACATGTCTCAGCCAGGGCATGACGTCAATTGGGCTTCCGCTTCCGCTAAAACGATTAATCTCCTCTATCCCGTTTGCAATGACCCTGACGTGTTTGTCTTTATTTACTTGTTTCGACTTTCCATACAGTATCTGATACATAATACTTGCCACGGCAAATTGTACATCATCTTCAAGGGAACCAgctgtttttgaaaattttgcgACAAGAGTCTTCACTAAGTTCTTGGCCGCAGTATCAACAATTTCTTCTACAAACATTTGTcttgtatttgtaaacattctCAAGGCCTGCGCTAATAGTTTCCGTTGCTGAACATAGGCAGGAGAGAAAGTTCCAAACGCGAAATCCTCGTCCCCTGTCCGACTACGGAGTACCTGTGCGGAAACAAAATCGGGGCGGCCGGAAAACGCATCACCGGCCGTTAGCGTCGCTTCTTTCACGGCAGCGTAGCCATTAACAACGATTGCTGGCCAGCTTCCCAAACGTATCCTGTAAACGTCGCCGTATGTATTACGCCACGCCATGAGCTGCTTAGGGGGGAATTTCCCTAGCAACGGAAGGTGTCCGACTACGGGGAATCCCCAGGGTCCGCCTGGATACTTCCGGTCTGAGAAAATCCATTTCTGTTGCATGTAACAATATGAGAGTAGAAATCCCAGAATAGTTATTCCAATAACACACAAGGAATTAACATCAAGCATATTGGCAAGAAAAGACCTATCCGAATTTAATAACACGTATTATGTTCACACACGGTTCAAACAATAAACGTACATCCAAATAGAAATTGAAGTAGTGAGCTGTAACTGATAATAATGACAATCTCCCGATTTTAACactgaatgtaaagaaatcTTCTCATTAAAGCGCGTCAAGTATACTCAactgataaacataattatacagccACATCACATAATCTAGTTTTCAGAACCGTAAGCTCTTTATCTACCGTGATACATCACATCAATCGTGCTGATATCTTTGTGATGTCTTTAAAATGTGCTTTTGACTGTACTGCACAGAACATGATAATTGATAAACGATGTATATAGAGGTTACCGAAATagaactttaaagctgcactctcacagatttaccgtttttacaacttttttttatttttttgtcttgaaaagagcaaattttcgcgtaaatacatgtatctgcaaacaaatgtcacaaaattgCTGACAagatatcagatcgcagattttcatttttcgttcgaaaattaatgttttaaggcttaaaccGTCACTAgcagtttaagaaaaaagcataACACATCAAGTTTTcaacttaaatacaaaattcttctaatttttgtcagcagtcttatatagcTGCATAttcgcaaaaaattggctcgtttcaagacaaaaaataaaaaaactgtcaaaacattcaatctgtgaaagtgcagctttaaatgtacTCACTTATGTTTTGGGACCAATTTTTTTACAGGTTATGCGTCTAAAACCACTTGCTTTATCATTATGaaatcgaaattgcagaaaaatacaattgtaatataaaaaggtattttggttttattggGATGCGAACCCACGAtgaagtcaagaaaaaatagaaaactgacgCTAACACCACTCGGCCACCAGGACTTGTACAACAGTGTTGgctattttgacattttaacaatacattgataacaccacgtgataatgtcaatcagcCAATCACGTAACACAGCTGAACTAATGTGACTATTTTAACAAttctaatgatttgccacactttatttcgtcattcAAAAAGAGTGCCCTTTAATAGCATTTTAGAATTTACTATAATTTGAAAAAGCACGTGCATTTtccaataaacaaaaatcataacGTTTTCTTGGATGTCTCCCCATGTTTTTTTCCACATTTGATAGGTATTTTCCGTGTATTTAGTCATGCTGGAAAATCTGGCGCCTGCTATATAAGACGAGTTatgcgcaacaacgcgccaatTCTTATATCTTTTATTCTACagtttatgaaaagtaaattatgtcatttcaatatatttcatacaattttatGCAAGACTATTAATTAGAAAtgatttttagaggaactatttgacgccAACTGTGATCTTAAATTACTATGCATCATGACGTCAGCGAACAAGCCTCGTAACCGGCTAACCGGtctatccggaccggaaacatACCATATATATTACTTAAGTCTTATTTTGTTCCACAGAGTTTTACATTATAAGATATGGAGTTGATTTTTGTTGATGCGTCGATGGGTTGAACATTGGATACGAGTGTTATGAAAGTATTTGAAGGCTTGCAACATAAACACAGCGTATAATTAATAGTAAGATtacctgaattaaaatcttaatgattgagcgtagcgaacgagcccttcttaatatttaagaattaattcaggtcatctaactgacttagattACAACCTCATttgctgacacattgtcaacgcaaaatctgacatcGGGATTgggtatcggatgagtggcaggtGGTGGACCTTTAAACAATCGCGAAAGGTAaagttcttaatgattaagcctagaaCTTATTGGTTACCTATCTGTTATTTAATCGGCTGTAaatataggttgtattctaagtatGATAGTGAAACAGACTGACAAGATAAGTTATTCTGATTCATGGTGTTCTGAATTTCCATTATCCTCTTAGTAGTCAAGATATTCTCACAGTTGTTAGATATCCGCCTTGGTAGAGTATTAGATTATCTCTTTCTGGTCCGCAACATTGAACTTTGGCGCTGAAACTTAGTGGGCTTCGTCTCGAATACATGTTTCGAGCCTAAAGTGAATATTTGCCACAAACTTCACGAAAATCTTTCAAGTTGACTAAGAGATACGTAGCGTACTTGGAatcctggccccaatttctcgaaacttcttaagcttaacatgcttaagtagcttatttcaattaggcAATGTACATACCTTAGTCGggttttgattaatgaaaaacagtttattgggattatcataatgataattcctatctaaagcataaaaactcataaataagtaaatattacgcaaattattgaaagacaaaaatagtgagcttagcttaatcctcttataagggacttaagaagcttcgagaaattggggccataGCTCTTACCTTTGTCCTTGAATTGTGACATTGCGCCGGCATGTCTGGGTCTGAACTTCGTCTCGATGACGTGGTTTCTTCAAGACGTGTTAGAGAAAGTGAGCGGACACGAaataatacacacatgttatggctacaaaacaaaatgttatgtgaCACATGCATACTATCAACGTTCAACCATTTCTAAGTGTTATTCTTCagggactcgttcatggtttgtaaaatacacTTGTTTTACTACGAAAaaatgtggcaaatcataagagTGTTAAAACTTATGACTGATGGATGGAACaccttcaacaaatgttaatttatgCTCTAAAAAGGTCTACGAAGTCCACAGTTTTAAAAAGCGTTACTTgcgcgattcaacaaaaggctatAGCCTGATTGGTTGATTTCCATTATCACGTGATGCAACCAATGCTTTTAATAAAGGTTTTAATATCCCTCAGCTTGGAATGAGTGTCCAAGGGATAGTTGATAATATGttcgtttgttgttgttttcgtgAGATTATCGTCATGGGTTCACTTCCCAATAAAACCAGTTTCTATACTTGGTTTTTTGGCAATttctataacattttttaaaataattataagataTGTGTTATCAGATGCATTTCCGGGACAATCATTGTTAGTGCCAAAACATGAACGAGTCTCTTTCAGTTCCATCAATGCAAACTATTGATATATGCATAACTCTTGGttgacataatattttgaatgcaaaATGTGTCCGTGTTATACTTCGCTGGCTTTATCAATCAACCGTTCATCAGTACCATTGAGAGCCTGCTACCgacaaagtattttttaaccCTTAACAACATGCAAATATGGGAGAGGGCCGTTTTTTGTGTTGTCAAAACTCGTGGtcaaattatttgcattttacaatGTCGGTTTCAATTATGTGTTAAACCTtgcattgatatttttattgtaacatGTGTTTTCGTGCATAGAAATATTATCGTATAATGCGTGTAGGAGTAAGTCATACAATGTCATCTTGCAACTAAAGATTGCAGAAGCGCACAATTGATCCAAATAAAACTTCAGTTTCAGGTTATAATCATGTTTCGCAACTCAttatgacattgaaataatagTAAACTCCCTCTTTGCACATGGGTGAGATCTCGACTGTTGATCTCCAGCGTTTTGCACCTGTTACACACAGCGTTTTGCACCTGTTACACACAGCGTTTTACACCTGTTTCACACAGCGTTTTGCACCTGTTTTACACAGCGTTTTGCACCTGTTACACACAGCGTAGCGTTTTACACCTGTTACACACAGCGTTTTTCACCTGTTACACACAGCGTTTTACACCTGTTACACACAGCGTTTTGCACCTGTTACACACAGCGTTTTGCACCTAATATGCACTCATCTCTCAAGAATATTGAAACTACCCACATGCATGGATAATTTAAAGCCTAGCAAGCTAAAATCGTTCAAACGAATTTTTGGACGAACGAACTCACAAACgtaagttgttgttttaaatccCCCGATGTATGGCCAAGGGCCGACAATCTTAAATAAAAGAGAAGTCGACCAAATGCCAttgagtgtgaccttgacttacATACATATGCCTGgcatattgttaatatttgtgCAATGTTAAGTAAATGCTGGACATGCCCAAATCTTTCTTGAGCGGCAAAACCAAATTACGTTGATGTGTCAGCTCGAGATTATATAGGAACTTAGAATCTCAACCGACATCTCAAAAAGGACGGCAGGTGTTTCTGCTTCTTAGATTATCTAGTTACTTCAAATGTCAACCGACACTCAGGTAGGACGACAGTGGTTTCGGCTTCTGAGTTTATATAAGAAAGTCAATTTGAAACCGAGACTTAGCTGGGCGACTGATGCTTGAGATTTTCAGTTTATATAGTAATTAGTCACTTCAATTGCCAACCAATATCTCGACTGGTACGACAGATGGTTCAGCGtctgtttttataaaagaacTTCAAAAGTCAACTGACAACTCAGCTAAGACGACAGATGTTTTAGCTTCTGGAATGATATAGTAACTAGTTACCTCAACTGCCAACCAACATCTCAGCTGGGACGACAGATGTTTCAGCTTTTGAGTTTATATAGTAGCTTCAAATGTCAACCGACATCTTAGTTGGACGACATATAATTCAGCTTCTGAGTTTATATAGTAGCTTCAAATGTCAACCGATATCTCAGCTGGGACGACATATAATTCAGCTTCTGAGTTTATATAGTAACTTCAAATGTCAAGCGACATCTTAGTTGGACGACATATAATTCAGCTTCTGAGTTTATATAGtaacttaattttaaacatacaaaacgtgaagtttttacttttttcacaGATTCATTTTTATAAGGTCATTGTATTATTCAAGAAACagataaatacaattgtaatatATTCGTAGTATTCTTTATTAGctccctttaatatatcatatcattaaAGTATCATATcgtatttaaatatgcaatacatGCAAAAATAACAGAATGTATTATCAATGTAAATTAAACAGACAAATAATCTCGTTACTGTACACACCTGCATGATGGATGACTTACCTTAATTAACTTGCAAATATTGTCATCTGTTTAACtacataaaaatgaataaaacccaTCCTAGACATTTTAAGACCATTACATATTCAATGAAACactattttgtataaatattaacaacataATATCTCACACATGAATAAagcaacatatatatttaccacTATGTTCAACGATagactgatatatatatattcgataTAATTCGTGGATGTGAGAAACTCCGTTTATATGCACATGGGGTTAGAAAATTAACAATCTAAGTATAGATGCATGTTTGTCGGcttacaaaatatatcagcACCAGTGTGTTGCAGTACAGTCGGTATCCAGTTCGAGCTagcgagaatatcgagccaagcaatatcgagccaacaggttttgactgtattaCGAATTCAATCAATCGTGATTGAATTTAATTCCTATTCTGCACAATGATATTGCAATTAGCCGGGGTTTAAACCAGTCCCGGTATCGGGGTAAGGTCCACGCTACCAGACACTGTAAAGCGACACTGCTGCatgagaaatgaaaataaaatgaagagGTTAATGTTGGCTAGCTGTTCACCAACACATCGCCTCCGTCCGAGGCCAATCGGAAGTGAGTGACCGAGCAACGAGGTGTTGATTTCCCCGCTCTCAGTCAAAAAGCGCTCGGGTCGGAAGTTGTCAggatcccccccccccagatcTTTGCTTCGTGAGAAACGGAGAACAAATTAAGGATGACAACGGTGTCTTTGTCAACGTGGAAGCCACATAGCTCGGAGTCCTTTATCGCGTAGTGCGGCAATGACACCGGGGCCATCGTAACAATGCGCATGACTTCCTGAATGACTGCTTCCGTGTATACAAGACGAGGCTTATCCGAGATCGCTGGCGGCCGGTTCTGCCCTACGACGCTATCAATTTCCTCTTGGACACGGCCCTGAACGGCCGGGTATGCCGCCATGTACAACACAAGCCAGAGTATCGTCTTATGCGTGGTGTCAAATCCAGCACTCTGAAGGTCAAACAAGGACATGATTAATCGCATTTTTGTAAGCTCATACCCGCCTTCATCGTCTTGTTTCAGTTGCTCGGCGGCATTCAGAATAGCATCGGTTATATCGCGTGTATTGTCCTTATCAAACGTTTTGTAGTGCTCTTCTACTTCTGATAACATAATTTTGTCTGATTCGCATTGAAGGTTCCGCAGCGTTTCAAGTTTACCTGGCATAACAAATCCCAGCCAAGGCATGACGTCAATTGGGCTTCCGCTTCCGGTTAAACGATTAATCTCCTCTATCCCGTTTGCAATGACCCTGACGTGTTTGTCTTTATCTACTTGTTTCGACTTCCCATACAGTATCTGCTATATTATACTTGCCACTGCAAATTGTACATCACCTTCAAGGGAACCAGctgtttttgaaaactttgtTACAAGAGTCTCCACTAAGTTCTTGACCGCAATATCAACAATTTCTTCTACGAACGATTGTcttgtatttgtaaacattctCAAGGCTTGCGCTAATACTTTCCGTTGCTGAACATAGGCAGGAGAGAAAGTTCCAAACGCGAAATCCTCGTCTCCTGTCCGACTACGGAGCACCTGTGCGGAAACAAAATCGGAGCGGCCGGAAAACGCATCACCGGCCGTTAGCGTCGCTTCTTTCACGGCAGCGTAGCCATTAACAACGATTGCTGGCCAGCTTCCCAAACGTATCCTGTAAACGTCGCCGTATGTATTACGCCACGCCATGAACTGTTTAGGGGGGAATTTCCCTAGCAACGGAAGGTGCCCAACCACTGGTAATCCCCAGGGTCCGTCTGGATACTTCCGGTCTGAGAAAATCCATTTTTGTTGTATGTACCAATAGGAGAATATAAGTCCCAGAATAGTTATAACAATAGCACACAAGGAATTAAAATCAAGCATATTGGCAAGAAAAGACCTATCCGAATTTaataacatgtacaatgttCATACACAGTTCAAACATTAAACGTACAGAAATAGAAATTGAAGTATCTGATAATAATGACAACCTCGCGATTTAAAGATTGAATGTAAAAACACCTTCTCATTCAAGCGCGTCAGGTTTATTCAactaattaacatttttatatagcCACACCATATAACCTAGTTTTAAGAACCTTCTCTACCGTGTTACATCACATCAGTCATGCTGATATCTTGTGATGTCTTAAGATTTGCTTCATATATCACATGCACAGAACATGGTAATAAACAACCGATGTATATAGAGATTACCgaaaaaaactttaaaggtACTCGATCATGTTTTGATACCTATTTGTTTCACAGGTTATGCGTCAAAAATCACTTGTTTTATCACTATTGTATCAAAATAACAGAAAATTACAATTTTAGTATAAAAAGGTATTTGGTGTAAGTGTGGTGCGAAGCGAAGCCGGtgaagtaaaaataatttaaaaaatgacaccACCACCTCTTGCCCACCAGAACTTGTACAACAGTgttggatattttgaccttctAACAATACACTGATAACACCACGTAATGACGTCATTCAGCCAATCACGTAATAACAAAGCTGAAATTATTTTACCTgtaacgctaatgaaaattgtggtttTTTAATACGATATTTCAGCAAAAAACATTAGCTGTAGGGTTTCAGCTTTTAGTATTTCGTCAAAGAAACAAGTGCATTATGCAAAGAATATTGGCGAGTccattttagcattttagaaTTGATATTAAGGCGAATAAGCACGCTCATTCtccaaaaaacaataatcatgaCGTTTTCATATTTCGTTTCAGAGTATTTCCCTTTCccttcaataaaaaatgaatattttacgACGTGTGACCAAATTGTTCGTAGACACATGTAATTTCAAGTACGAAACGTTTTCATTGTAACGTTTAGTAGCtcgatatatttattgaaagatTTCATGAAAGTTTGGAAGTCATCAGAATTAATTTGCATCATCAGGATAAAGGGGTTTGAATCCCATCTGCGTTTGtctttatgaaaaacattcggagctcctcggccatttttatcgaaaacaacctcggatgtgtgtcagtacatcagttgaagtagttcgtatttttttaattatatcattactGAAATGTAGTGTtgtagaattgtatttattgatctaagtttaaagtgattgtcagtgaagtatgttattgcaaacataattaagattcccaagagttaagtcttAAGAGTTTAACTGCTATATTAAATTACCaagcgatctacttgcagcggacttaaacgtacctctttttgagtatgtaaaccgtccaaatacatccgaggttgttttcgacaaaaatggccaaggagttccaAATGTAGGAAAAATGGTATCGTTTGACGGTGAAGTTCAGCAAATATTGATCAAATTGAGTGTAGCATTCGGAAAAACCCCGTAAAAAACTACAATAATCACCGGTGACTTAACCTATTGGGGTAATTGTGTCTAATATTAAAGTAAAGTAACCGTT
This genomic stretch from Mya arenaria isolate MELC-2E11 chromosome 10, ASM2691426v1 harbors:
- the LOC128206276 gene encoding cytochrome P450 1A1-like, with the protein product MAWRNTYGDVYRIRLGSWPAIVVNGYAAVKEATLTAGDAFSGRPDFVSAQVLRSRTGDEDFAFGTFSPAYVQQRKLLAQALRMFTNTRQMFVEEIVDTAAKNLVKTLVAKFSKTAGSLEDDVQFAVASIMYQILYGKSKQVNKDKHVRVIANGIEEINRFSGSGSPIDVMPWLRHVMPGKLETLRNLQCESDKIMLSEVEEHYKTFDKDNVRDITDAILNAAEQLKQDDEGGYELTKMRLIMSLVDLQGAGFDTTHKTTLWLVLYMAAYPAVQSRVQEEIDSVVGQERPPALADKPRLVYTEAVIQEVMRIVTMLPVSLPHYAIQDSKICGYHVDKDTVVILNMFSVSHEAKAWGDPDNFRPERFLTESGEINTALLGHSLPFGLGRRRCVGEQLANINLFILFSSLMQQCRFTLSGTADLTPIPGLVYTPEKCNIMVQNRS